One Ranitomeya imitator isolate aRanImi1 chromosome 1, aRanImi1.pri, whole genome shotgun sequence DNA window includes the following coding sequences:
- the PXMP2 gene encoding peroxisomal membrane protein 2 yields MPLASKPMSETRGMPLPSGLLRTYLQLLHSHPVLTKALTSAILSALGNLLAQSIERRRQCKPSPKSVDLVAPLRFATYGFFFTGPLSHYFYLFLEQWVPSSLPLAGLRRLLLDRLIIGPAFLLLFFIVMNFLEGKDLKTLNQKLKASYWSTLKMNWKVWTPFQYINVNYVPVQFRVLFANLVAFFWFTYLASTRK; encoded by the exons ATGCCGCTAGCATCCAAGCCGATGTCTGAGACCCGCGGCATGCCCCTGCCCTCCGGCCTCCTGCGGACATACCTGCAGCTGCTGCACAGCCACCCCGTGCTCACCAAGGCGCTCACCAG CGCAATTCTATCTGCATTGGGGAATCTTTTAGCGCAGAGCATAGAAAGGAGGCGCCAATGTAAACCGTCGCCGAAAAGCGTTGACCTGGTGGCACCACTTCGATTTGCTACATATGG ATTTTTCTTCACCGGGCCGCTGTCTCATTACTTCTATTTGTTTCTGGAGCAATGGGTGCCCTCCTCACTGCCGCTGGCTGGACTACGTCGCCTCCTTCTTGACCGGTTGATTATTGGTCCCGCTTTCCTACTTCTCTTCTTTATTGTGATGAATTTTCTTGAA GGCAAAGACCTGAAGACACTGAATCAGAAACTGAAGGCTAGCTACTGGTCTACTCTAAAGATGAACTGGAAAGTTTGGACGCCATTTCAGTACATCAATGTAAACTATGTTCCCGTGCAG TTCCGAGTGTTGTTTGCAAATCTAGTCGCCTTCTTCTGGTTTACATACTTGGCGTCCACAAGGAAATGA